A window of the Branchiostoma floridae strain S238N-H82 chromosome 12, Bfl_VNyyK, whole genome shotgun sequence genome harbors these coding sequences:
- the LOC118428161 gene encoding retinal guanylyl cyclase 2-like — protein MFPVIILCTGSHMSNSLEEFMVLNASHNLGFSSGRYAFISVDPLLNSAVARRFHAVTASTTNHTELYQSLLTLAPSPPPQTLQETTGESWIETRRMIQEEGIKQHELFTFSILYDSVITMATAINNTMPAHRGVDGLTNGTAITARMREVEFEGMSGRVTFDRKGERMFDFALLQHPVDGKSPETLILLAVSYPDGGTLQYQGVQQDGVAQTVLLPAPDPACKFEGFCENPSGNDSIVVVGVLVGVFLTVVVCVVSAVLFSKVYVKSQMRDSKLLLVVGDLVFVNSTKTSRIDLHGQGLRHSLAISSAQRSQPGCSEYGDITSPIARYKGELVWLKRMPLRDLVANSRVMKVLKQMRDLHNENVNPFMGCYTEPGNQGIVNEHCSRGSLEDLIRNEEMQLDWVVKQSLLTDLVRGMKYLHSSPIQVHGRLNSRNCLIDGRFVLKISDYGLPDILATQKESRKEHKEETERSAKELLWTAPELLRDPVLRKAGTQKGDVYSFAIICQEIILRGPPFCMLSLSAEEIIAKVKKPPPLCRPSVTISSAPQDFINMMKQCWTESPDMRTDFNQLYEELKIINKGNKINIVDNMFKMLEQYSSNLEDMILERTKALDEEKKKTEELLSQMLPSSVADNLKRGLPVKPEAFSETTIYFSDIVGFTTISAMSEPMQVVDLLNDLYTTFDDVIRNYDVYKVETIGDAYMVVSGLPVRNGNKHAGEIATMSLDILHASGKFTIRHMPDVPLRIRIGLHSGPVVAGVVGITMPRYCLFGDTVNTASRMESTGMPFRIHMSQTTMSILHQLGEYKFEPRGKVLLKGKGHMTSYWLTGKDNYDKELPDPGVDNGDNHGLDVVLNADQLTRPWLRPDNSKNSTDESIEPAADLNSQEHHTDKAHGEKLAVEDIAEETTTEKINNQTDSDNTQETDANTAQPNLTAEGIAGETRAEKINKKTESENTEETDPASHLAEAESSKCIHATSTADCNDCKTLNTLQKELEAIENNSCNKDESGKTSEPENQRNSYSSGDSSDSGIASGKSAQVSIDVG, from the exons ATGTTTCCAGTTATAATTCTATGCACAGGGTCGCACATGTCCAACAGTCTGGAGGAATTCATGGTCCTGAACGCCTCGCACAACCTGGGATTTTCCTCGGGCCGATACGCCTTCATCTCCGTAGACCCTCTACTGAACTCCGCGGTGGCGAGGCGATTCCACGCCGTCACCGCCTCAACCACAAACCACACGGAACTCTACCAATCTTTGCTGACACTAGCGCCGAGTccacctcctcaaacactgcAAGAAACAACTGGAGAAAGTTGGATAGAAACCAGGAGAATGATACAAGAAGAAGGCATTAAACAGCACGAG TTGTTTACATTCTCCATCTTGTATGATTCCGttatcaccatggcaacggcgatCAACAACACCATGCCTGCCCACCGAGGTGTGGACGGACTGACCAATGGCACGGCGATAACGGCGCGCATGCGCGAGGTGGAGTTTGAGGGGATGTCAGGGAGGGTGACCTTTGACCGGAAGGGGGAACGAATGTTTGACTTCGCCCTGCTGCAGCACCCAGTGGATGGCAAGAGTCCCGAAACGTTGATTTTG TTGGCAGTATCATACCCGGATGGTGGTaccctgcagtaccaaggtgtTCAGCAAGATGGAGTTGCTCAGACGGTCCTCCTACCTGCACCAGACCCGGCCTGCAAGTTTGAAGGATTCTGTGAAAACCCTTCTG GCAATGATAGCATCGTGGTGGTGGGTGTCCTGGTCGGCGTCTTTCTGACAGTTGTAGTCTGTGTGGTCTCAGCAGTGCTCTTCAG TAAGGTGTACGTGAAGAGTCAGATGAGAGACAGTAAGCTGTTACTGGTGGTGGGAGACCTGGTGTTCGTCAACTCTACCAAGACCAGTAGAATT GATCTCCATGGACAGGGTCTGAGACACAGCCTCGCCATCAGTTCTGCTCAAAGGAGTCAGCCTGGGTGCTCAGAATATGGCGACATTACTTCACCCATAGCACGATACAAG GGAGAGCTAGTGTGGCTGAAGCGGATGCCTCTGCGTGATCTGGTGGCCAACAGCAGGGTTATGAAAGTGCTCAAGCAG ATGCGTGATCTGCACAATGAAAATGTGAATCCGTTCATGGGTTGCTACACAGAACCAGGGAACCAGGGGATAGTCAATGAACACTGTTCCAGGGGAAGCTTAGAG GATCTGATCCGTAATGAAGAAATGCAGCTAGACTGGGTGGTGAAACAGTCATTATTGACGGATTTGGTGAGG GGGATGAAGTACCTACACAGCAGTCCCATCCAGGTCCATGGCAGGTTGAACTCTCGCAACTGCCTCATTGACGGACGCTTCGTCCTGAAGATTTCCGACTACGGCCTACCCGATATTCTGGCAACACAGAAGGAGAGCCGCAAAGAACACAAGGAGGAGACAGAAAGAAGTGCAAAAG AACTCTTGTGGACTGCACCAGAGCTGCTGAGAGACCCTGTGCTGAGAAAGGCCGGCACACAGAAGGGTGACGTGTACAGCTTTGCCATCATCTGTCAGGAAATCATCCTCAGGGGCCCGCCTTTCTGCATGCTCAGTCTTTCTGCTGAAG AGATCATAGCCAAGGTGAAGAAGCCTCCTCCTCTGTGCCGGCCGTCAGTCACAATAAGCTCCGCCCCCCAGGACTTCATCAACATGATGAAACAGTGCTGGACCGAGTCACCCGACATGCGCACAGATTTCAACCAACTGTACGAAGAGCTCAAAATAATCAACAAG GGGAACAAGATCAACATCGTGGACAACATGTTTAAGATGCTGGAGCAGTACTCCTCTAACCTGGAAGACATGATTCTGGAGAGGACCAAGGCACTGGatgaggagaagaagaagactgaGGAGCTTCTTAGTCAGATGTTGCCAAG TTCTGTGGCTGACAATCTAAAGCGAGGACTGCCCGTGAAACCAGAAGCATTCTCTGAGACAACCATCTACTTCAGCGACATCGTCGGCTTCACCACCATCTCAGCCATGTCTGAACCCATGCAGGTCGTTGACCTCCTGAACGACCTCTACACGAcctttgatgacgtcatacggAACTACGATGTCTATAAG GTTGAGACTATTGGTGATGCCTACATGGTTGTGTCAGGTTTACCTGTACGGAACGGTAACAAGCACGCAGGCGAGATCGCGACCATGTCCCTGGACATCCTCCACGCATCGGGCAAGTTCACCATCAGGCACATGCCGGACGTCCCACTCAGGATACGCATAGGATTACACTCAG GACCTGTAGTGGCCGGGGTTGTTGGCATCACTATGCCGCGGTATTGCCTGTTTGGTGACACCGTCAACACAGCGTCGCGCATGGAGTCCACAGGAATGC CCTTCAGGATACACATGAGCCAAACCACCATGTCAATACTGCACCAACTGGGGGAGTATAAATTTGAGCCTCGTGGAAAAGTTCTACTGAAG GGCAAAGGCCACATGACATCATACTGGTTGACTGGAAAGGACAACTACGACAAGGAGCTGCCTGACCCTGGGGTGGACAA TGGAGACAACCATGG TCTCGACGTCGTGCTCAACGCAGACCAACTGACTCGCCCGTGGTTACGACCAGACAACAGTAAAAACTCAACTGACGAGAGCATAGAACCAGCGGCGGATCTTAACAGTCAAGAACATCACACAGACAAGGCACACGGAGAAAAACTCGCCGTGGAAGACATCGcagaagaaacaacaacagaaaaaataaacaacCAAACCGACAGTGACAATACACAAGAAACTGACGCAAACACAGCACAACCAAACCTCACTGCTGAAGGCATTGCAGGTGAAACGCGGGcagaaaaaataaacaagaaaacagaaagcGAAAATACAGAAGAAACTGATCCAGCTTCACATTTGGCAGAAGCTGAGAGCTCCAAATGCATCCATGCAACTTCTACAGCAGATTGCAACGATTGCAAGACTTTGAACACATTACAGAAAGAACTTGAAGCAATAGAGAACAACAGTTGTAACAAAGATGAATCGGGCAAAACGAGCGAGCCGGAAAACCAACGGAACTCGTACTCCAGTGGGGACAGCTCTGACTCTGGAATAGCATCAGGAAAATCAGCACAAGTGTCAATAGACGTGGGCTAA